The DNA segment TCACTTGACTACTTGGGATTTGTACACGCACTTTCTCTGTTGGGTTGCAATGTATATGAACGTGTGCTAGTGAAGGATTGGTTGTGTTCTAGGCTACATTGTAGTCGTTGCATTGCCTCAAAGGTTATGCCATGTCATCTAATGCGCAGTCGGGGATCAGATTGCTATAAACACCTATCTAGCATGTCTGCAATGTAGACCTACTGGAACGCAGCCATCAGGGGATCTGATTAAGCTGGCCCGGGGTGGCTGAGTTAGCCCCGTTCAAAGCAAAGTGACATGTCAAGCACTTGGAGTAATGActtatttacatttgtcatttagcagacgctcttatccagagcgacgtagTAGTGAATACATGCaggtttttttttgtactggcaccccgtgggaatcgaacccacaaccctggcattgcaaacaccatgctctaccaactgagccacagggaagacttgaGAAACCTGTACCCTATGTAAATTTAGTTTACTCTTGATATAAGTGCTGCATCTGTCTTCAAGGAAATGTTTGCATACATTGTGGAAAAGACTTTCTGCACCATGCCGCCTTGTTGACAACCTGGCGGCGGCGATTACTGTTCCATTTGAGAAGAAACAGGATTTAGGATTAAAATCATCCATGGATTTGATTATGGTTGACTTTTTAATTCCATTGACATGTTCCCTGGTATCTCATGCCTGCACATTCAGGAGCTAAACAAACTCAACCCAAACAGTAAAATGTTTAAAACAATGTACATTTTGTATCTGACAGGTAGGTATTGGCTTCTTACATATCAGACAATTCTTGCTACcaagatatatatatagacatgCCCTAATGAGAAGCAGCATTTTAATGGATTTAATCAGTCCAATAAAATGATGGATCATATCATCCCTTATACTGTATAGACAATCCAACATGGTTACAATAATATGCTTAAAATCCCATATTTCAATTATATAGGAAATAAAGCCTGCTTTGCTGCCACAGACTAGCAAGGGTTGGGTCAACAGCCAAAATCTAGTGATCCCAACTACAGGAGGGAGATATGTAACAGGGATAAAATTGTATTACGTATGTAGTCATTTTTAAAATGAAGACTCGTTATTGCACACAATTGTTTGGCTTCAGCTAAAACCTCCTGAAAACAAGTTCTCTTGAGCCCTACTGAACAGGATCCAGTTCTCTAGTTAAATGCTGGGCACTATGCTTTGAAAACCTCTGTCCAAAGACTGACCTCAAGTCAGACCACCTATTAGTATTATGTGCAAAAAGGTCAAGCTGAGTCCATGGATGGAGGACATTGAGATGCCTACACAAACTAGCAGTTTACACACTCACAGAAGCAAACAAACACTGAGGGGGAATCCTCAAGGGACTGGTGGTTACTATATATATCATACTCTCAGATCATCTGTGGAGGAATGCAACAGTGCACCAAACACCCCTCAACTTATAGAAGACAAAACTGAATTTCCCACTAAACTCATAGCTAATTAAAAATCTACCCACTAAGGTTATAACATCCTGAGTAGGAAGCATGCATCAAAATAATCTGTAAGTGTTCCTATCGGTGAGAAATGCAACATCAGCTGTCAAAAACGAATTGTGCATTAACCTCCCTCTGATGTGGTACAGTACATATGAAATGGACCCCAGCAATTGAAAAAAATGAAGTGAGGGACAACGCTATACAGATAATTGGACATACTGATGATTGGTTGGAGGGGGTTGAACGCTGATACTGTCGATGGACCGAGGAGCAGGATTGAGAAATGGGAGCCCTAACCTTCGTCAGACTCGTCATCATCCTCACTGACGGTGTATCCCCGTGCAGCACTGTGGTGGGGTGAGGCAAAGGCCTTGTTTAAGAAGGGCATGCGGAAGACGGGGGAGGGAGAGCGCTCACGGGTGGGACTGCTGCTGGGACTCTGTCTTGGGCTGATGGCCTGCAGCATCCGGCCCCTGCCCTCCTTCAACATGTGCTTCTACAGAGAAAGAGAAGGTGGCGTGTTAGTCAACATTACAAGTTCATTGGTTGTTCTTAGGCTATAGAACAAATAAATCCATGTTGGGCCGTGCATACTGATCTATAGCACGATACAAATCTTCCATGGAAAACCACACTCTTCACTATCTTATTGCCCAGAGCAGGAAATTAGGATTGCCACAAAATACACCAGTCTACTTtacaccacacagagagaacagaagtTCTCACCAGTGCTCCCTCGGGGCCGAACATCTGCAGGAAGTTGCCGATGAACTCCCGGGACTTCTCCTCCCACTTCTGGATGAGGTCGATGCTCTTGTTCTCCACCTTCTGCACAAACTCTTTACTCTTCTCCTCCACGTCACGCACCTTCCTCTTCACCTTGTCCACACGCTCCTGCAGGTGGTACTTCTTTTCCTGAAAGACAGGGGCACAGTGTCATACCAGTGCAGTGTCAAATCCAGACCATGGCGAGCAAGGCTGCACTAGACTAGTAAAAATATCTTAGCCGCTTTCATTCAACTTCTTCAATTAATTCTGCTTCTACTGTCCTCTGACAAATAGACAGATGGCTACCTCAACTTTTGAGTCATAACATGATCATCACAACTAATAAGAATGATAGCAACACGAAGTGTTAACGCACATTTATGAAGCTGACGTTGAGCTCTTTTGCCGTGTAGCCGCGTTGCAGGTTGCGTCTCACGTACACGTCGTAGTCGCGGACGATGCGTGTGATGATGTCCGAGGTGGAGATGCCCTCCGTCCGCTGGGTGGGCGCAAACATGCCTGTAGGCACAAGGGGTCAAAAGGGCAAAGGGTGAGGGGTCATCGTGACAGACACAGGGTACCAGGACGTTCATGTTTGTCATTCCTGCTGGTTGTCATGGTACCCACCCGCCTCCTTGATGTGCTTGTAAACGTCATCCTGGCCTGCTGATGTATATGGGATGTCGTCATGGGCAACAAAGTCGATCTGGTGGGTTATCGGGGTGAATGAGAGATGGATGACatcacacacaaatatacacagacaaaATATAAACCACAgttaaagtgttagtcccatgtttcatgagctaaaat comes from the Salmo trutta chromosome 21, fSalTru1.1, whole genome shotgun sequence genome and includes:
- the LOC115156767 gene encoding choline-phosphate cytidylyltransferase A; amino-acid sequence: MEAHSSSRSSLSRKRRRDGSKGEAEEVERPGKVPRSTVGLKDPASFADELQSAENTPYLRVSMEEAKRGTPFHRPVRVYADGIFDVFHSGHARALMQAKGLFPNTYLIVGVCSDDLTHKFKGFTVMNEDERYDAVSHCRYVDEVVRNAPWTLTPEFLAKHRIDFVAHDDIPYTSAGQDDVYKHIKEAGMFAPTQRTEGISTSDIITRIVRDYDVYVRRNLQRGYTAKELNVSFINEKKYHLQERVDKVKRKVRDVEEKSKEFVQKVENKSIDLIQKWEEKSREFIGNFLQMFGPEGALKHMLKEGRGRMLQAISPRQSPSSSPTRERSPSPVFRMPFLNKAFASPHHSAARGYTVSEDDDESDEG